The window AAAGGATAATTATTATTTGTGATGTGGTAAAGCACATAGGAGGTGACTAGTATTCAGATGTTCTACTTGTCATGGGCTTAATATATATTCACTCTTTTGTTTCCCTGTGTTTAAAAATGCCTGAAAGCTGATGCCTTTACAATTATCATGGCTTTTGGCATCATAAAACATCTTGCATCTACCAAAAATACGCACGGTCCAAACTTTCATTCTGTCATGAAACTATTTGAATTCTGTTCTTTGTTGGTTCTGGATTTCTTTTTGTTTGCAGCTTAGAATGTTTCAGATTGGTTAGTGGGTGGCTTGTTAAGGTGTGGTGAGCTAGGCAGCCTAAATTCTTATTCTAGTGTCTTTTTTAAAACACTGAACCGACCCAGCCTCatgtgtgttttaacttgaatgaTCTTGTTGAAGGTTTTTGGGTTTTTTGCCCGACTTGGAGGTCTTTGGTGGGAGGGGTGCCCTTGGTGGATTTGATGGCTATCCTTCCAAGTATATAGGAGACTTTGGCGATTCTTTCTCTAGTGCCATAGCGTGTTTTTCTGGAAATCACATTACCGAGTGGTGTTTAGTTCATCTTCTGAGGGCTGAAGTAACATACCATTTGGTATTTAAGTCCTGATGGCCTTACTCTTTCTGGCAACCATTTATGCAGAGTACGAAATGTGGATATGAAGCGTGACTTCGCCTTTGTTGTATGTACAACTCAACTACCCTTCTTAAAGTTTTAACTACTTTAGTTGTGTTGATGGTCTCATGAAGTATTTTATGTTTGTTAGTCATTCCTAACTAGATTGTTCAAATGAGTCCACCTTGTATTTGTCCTTGCTTGTCATATTGCAGGAATTCAGTGATCCTCGAGATGCTGATGATGCTAGACACAGTCTAGATGGAAGGGAGTTTGATGGAAGTCGTATTATAGTGGAATTTGCAAGGGGGGTAAGAAGTAAATGATTTATAACTGTAATCTATATGTTTAGTATGCTTGGTCTTCAGTGTCATGGGTAATATTGTCATCATAACATTTTCTTGAACTTCCACTTCAGTTCATGCTAATGTAAACTCTAAAACCTTCAATTATTGATGCAGGGTCCTCGTGGACCTGGAGGTTCTCGTGACCATGCAGGAAGAGGACCTCCTCCTGGTTCTGGCCGCTGCTTCAATTGTGGAATTGATGGGCACTGGGCTCGTGACTGCAAAGCAGGAGACTGGAAAAACAGGTGTTATCGCTGTGGAGAGGGAGGTCATGTAGAAAGAAATTGCCAGAATAGTCCTAGAAATCTGAGGTCATGGAGTGTATTTCATTATCATCATGATCGAGATATCTTGCATGCTTTCATCTGGTTCACAAATAATTGACACTTGTTAGCATTTCAGACGTGGGCGAAGTTATTCACGATCACCTTCTCGCCGTGGTAGGAGCAGGAGTCGAAGCTATAGCAGAAGCCGCAGTTACAGGTAAACGATATGGATTGTAGGTTAATCAAATTGGTGTTCTACCTAAAATTTAAAGAACTATAATAGACTGTTGCATTTATTTATATGGCAGCTTCTgtgttttcatatttattttgaaaTCACATGACCCAAGTATAGTGATTAAGATGCAATTTTTTTACCTTGTTGCTATTGAAATAGACATTGAGGTGCTTTCTTTACGCCTATTGATTGTATTATGTGTATTGCCACTTCCATAGGTGTCCTGATTTCTTGGTAGATAGTTCACTTGCTTAATTTGGATTCGTTTTTTAGTGTCTACTTACCTATATAATTATATTACTATTCAATGgatcaattattttttttgttttctttttcttttgggggGCAGCATATCATAGCatgaatatataattttatatatttttgtggGAGGTGCTTTGTATTTTTTTGGAGCTTATCTCATGGTGCTTTGTGAGCTTAATTTATATTTCCTCTAAGCAACACTAGAGCAACATATGAAAAGAATATATTAACTAGTCTTCTACATGTCACAATATTGTATCAGTGCAAAAACTCAACATCAGTTCATTCAGATCAGTGGGATTGGAGCTAGCTAAGACTCATAAATTTTTATTGTAACTAGCTAAGACAATTACTATTGTAACTTGTGACAATTACAATTACTATTGTATCTTTTTGGTGGTTTGTGTTGATTATTTTCTACAACAAGTTCTCGTATCCTAATTCACCTTGATTAAAAGTTTGCTCCTTGTTACATTTGTTATGTTGCTTATGTGCCATAGTATTAGTGTGTACCTTTTTGGTGGTTTGTGTTGATTATTTTCTACAATAAGTTCTCATATCTAGTTCAACTTGATTAGAAGTTTCTCCTTATTACATTTGTTATGTTGCTTATGTGCCATAGTATTTATGAGAATTAAACCTCGTATTTTCAGCCGTTCGAGATCTCCTGGCAGAGATGGACGAGGTGTAGACCGTGAGAATGGTTGGAGATCAAGGAGTCCGCAATACAGCAGGAGCCCGAGGAAGAGTCCACCTTTAAAGGAGAGGAAACACAGCCCCTCTCCTGATGTTAGCAGGAGCCCAAAGGGCAGGATGAGCCCTCCACTAAAAGAGGAAGCCGAGCGCAATGGGTCTGACTATGATCAGAGCCCTCGGAGGGGAAACAGCAGGAGTCACAGCAGGAGTCCCATGAGCCAAGAGAGGGAGAGTCCTCGGAGCAGGAGGTACAGAAGCCCTCCACCAAAGGAGGAAGCTGAGGTCAATATTGCCGACTATGATCAAAGCCCGCGGAGAGGAAACAGCAGGAGTCCTATGAACCAAGAGAGGGAGAGTCCTCGGAGGGGAAACAGCAGGAGTCACAGTAGGAGTCCTATGAGccaagagagggagagggagagtccCCGGAGCAGGAGGTATGAGAGCCCGGCTGCTAATGGGGGAAGCCCTAGCCCCAGGGACTCCGCCGGTGACAACAAACGTTATGCTTCACCCAGGGGCAGCGAGTCTCCTCCAAGCTGACTTGGGTTTCTAGCGGTTGCGTGGAACCCTGGTTTTTTATTACCATTGCTGCTGATCCCACTGAAACTTAGTTACAATTGTGGGTTGTTTAATATCGTCTGAGACTTGGGAGATGCTTATTTATTATGAGGTTGCTTAGTTTGTGATATCCACAGGGGACCATAACTTTTCTTGTTAAAAGGAGACCTGGAACTTGTTGCCGCAGATCCTTTTACCAGGTTGCTTAATCGATCCTCTAGCAGGTAATGATGGTTTCTGCCGTTCATTTATTCCTTGTTCTGTGCATCCTGTTGGGTTATGTATAGACTCGGGGGATGCTTAAACAATTTCAATCAGCTTAAATCCTGTTCGCCTAATTCGATTGAGTTTAGGTGTACAGTCACACCTTGAACCAATTTGATCGAGTAAAATAATTACATCAGAACAATGAGATTTGAAATACTTATCAAGAGTCGATTCCAACCTTCCACGAAATAAACACACAGTGCTCCACGGAATCGTGTGCTCTGTGTTGTTTGTACTGTGATCGAGTTCTGTAGTACCACACTATTCTTCTTATCCGAAAATATAAGAAACACGTCGCTCTCAGCTTTACCGCCAATTTCAACGCATTACAAGGAAAAGAAATCTGGGAAGTTTCCCGCTGCTTTCCGTAGTCGAGATGAGATGGACACCCATCCCTTCCCCGGGGCCCACCACGCAGCTTGTCACCGCGGAGACGACTTGGGGGCCCGGAATCCGGGGACGGGTGTCGTAACATGGACGTCTGCCAGCGCGTCTACCGAACCTTAAGCCGGTAAACCACGTTATGCTTCACCCCACCATGTGCAGGGAATAACAAGCCTCTTCCCCTTCCCTTGCTTGCCTTGCGATCACCGTCGCCAATCGCATGGAAGGTAACTCCGGGGGTACGCAATTTTAAAGGTGATAAAGATCCGTGTTGGACCGGACACCACGGTCTTTAAAACGAAGGGGAAA of the Musa acuminata AAA Group cultivar baxijiao chromosome BXJ2-10, Cavendish_Baxijiao_AAA, whole genome shotgun sequence genome contains:
- the LOC135624780 gene encoding serine/arginine-rich splicing factor RS2Z32-like isoform X1; translated protein: MPRYDDRHGNTRLYVGRISYRTRSRDLEDLFSRYGRVRNVDMKRDFAFVEFSDPRDADDARHSLDGREFDGSRIIVEFARGGPRGPGGSRDHAGRGPPPGSGRCFNCGIDGHWARDCKAGDWKNRCYRCGEGGHVERNCQNSPRNLRRGRSYSRSPSRRGRSRSRSYSRSRSYSRSRSPGRDGRGVDRENGWRSRSPQYSRSPRKSPPLKERKHSPSPDVSRSPKGRMSPPLKEEAERNGSDYDQSPRRGNSRSHSRSPMSQERESPRSRRYRSPPPKEEAEVNIADYDQSPRRGNSRSPMNQERESPRRGNSRSHSRSPMSQERERESPRSRRYESPAANGGSPSPRDSAGDNKRYASPRGSESPPS
- the LOC135624780 gene encoding serine/arginine-rich splicing factor RS2Z32-like isoform X2 translates to MKRDFAFVEFSDPRDADDARHSLDGREFDGSRIIVEFARGGPRGPGGSRDHAGRGPPPGSGRCFNCGIDGHWARDCKAGDWKNRCYRCGEGGHVERNCQNSPRNLRRGRSYSRSPSRRGRSRSRSYSRSRSYSRSRSPGRDGRGVDRENGWRSRSPQYSRSPRKSPPLKERKHSPSPDVSRSPKGRMSPPLKEEAERNGSDYDQSPRRGNSRSHSRSPMSQERESPRSRRYRSPPPKEEAEVNIADYDQSPRRGNSRSPMNQERESPRRGNSRSHSRSPMSQERERESPRSRRYESPAANGGSPSPRDSAGDNKRYASPRGSESPPS